One window of the Rhizorhabdus dicambivorans genome contains the following:
- a CDS encoding helix-turn-helix domain-containing protein: MASDGAGAEEARRIGERIREELARRRLSRQWLADAARISLSTLEKALAGSRSFTLMTTIRIEEALGLSLRGEGGAAAASSLPTLAPQELGAYARPAVSWLEGDYLTLRPSAGEAGSVYAHLLGIAWDEARGLLAFREAARIDPEFTQGGTVGVSNLSGHVYLVTNDLGQYRLVILGRPTIAGELYGVLTTLQVGQGTSLMPVTMPIALVPLKPGQPSPALGRISPGHPDFAAYRRHVDRVTADGFARMLM, translated from the coding sequence ATGGCGTCGGACGGAGCGGGGGCGGAGGAGGCGCGGCGGATCGGGGAGCGCATCCGGGAGGAGTTGGCGCGCCGCCGGCTGTCGCGGCAATGGCTGGCCGATGCGGCCCGCATCAGCCTTTCCACCCTCGAAAAGGCGCTGGCGGGCAGCCGCTCCTTCACCCTGATGACGACCATCCGGATCGAGGAGGCGCTGGGCCTGTCGCTGCGCGGCGAGGGAGGCGCGGCCGCCGCGTCGTCGCTTCCCACCCTCGCGCCGCAGGAGCTTGGCGCCTATGCCCGGCCGGCGGTGAGCTGGCTGGAGGGCGATTATCTGACGCTGCGGCCCTCGGCGGGGGAGGCGGGCTCGGTCTATGCCCATCTGCTCGGCATCGCCTGGGACGAGGCGCGCGGCCTGCTCGCCTTCCGGGAGGCGGCGCGGATCGATCCGGAGTTCACCCAGGGCGGCACCGTCGGGGTCTCCAACCTGTCGGGCCATGTCTATCTCGTCACCAACGATCTCGGCCAGTACCGGCTCGTCATCCTCGGCCGGCCGACCATCGCGGGGGAGCTCTATGGCGTGCTGACCACGCTGCAGGTCGGCCAGGGCACCTCGCTGATGCCGGTGACGATGCCGATCGCGCTGGTGCCGCTGAAGCCCGGCCAGCCGTCCCCCGCGCTCGGGCGGATCTCGCCCGGCCACCCCGATTTCGCCGCCTATCGCCGCCATGTCGATCGCGTCACCGCCGACGGTTTCGCCCGCATGCTGATGTGA
- a CDS encoding methylated-DNA--[protein]-cysteine S-methyltransferase: MTLAFTTFPSPVGDLRLVASDAGLVAILWQDDDPARVPLARAEERPDHPVLRETARQLAAYFARTLDRFDLPLDFRGTDFQRSVWAALLAIPFGETRSYGEIARAIGRPSASRAVGAANGRNPISIVAPCHRVIGSTGALTGFAGGIAAKRYLLELEGQTNLL, from the coding sequence ATGACCCTGGCTTTCACGACCTTTCCCTCGCCGGTCGGCGACCTCCGCCTTGTCGCTAGTGATGCGGGGCTGGTGGCGATCCTCTGGCAGGATGACGATCCCGCCCGGGTGCCACTGGCGCGGGCCGAGGAGCGCCCCGATCACCCGGTGCTGCGGGAGACGGCGCGGCAGCTCGCCGCCTATTTCGCGCGGACGCTCGACCGCTTCGATCTCCCGCTCGATTTCCGCGGCACCGATTTCCAGCGCAGCGTCTGGGCGGCGCTGCTTGCCATCCCGTTCGGGGAGACCCGCAGCTATGGGGAGATTGCGCGGGCGATCGGCCGGCCCTCGGCGTCCCGCGCGGTGGGCGCCGCCAATGGGCGCAACCCGATCTCGATCGTCGCGCCCTGCCACCGCGTGATCGGCTCCACCGGCGCCCTCACCGGCTTCGCCGGCGGCATCGCGGCAAAGCGCTACCTGCTCGAACTGGAGGGGCAAACCAATTTACTATGA
- a CDS encoding protein adenylyltransferase SelO family protein, which produces MPIAPQAAAYRADPKIETIRDRLSDPVAAADFPQAILRFRNRRWDGAVGLDSLSDEQWIAHFGRFEPLPGNLPQPLALRYHGHQFRHYNPDIGDGRGFLFAQLRDGEGRLLDLGTKGSGQTPYSRFGDGRLTLKGGVREILATEMLEALGVETSKTFSLIETGEALQRNDEPSPTRSSVLVRLSHGHIRIGSFQRLATLGEADTMRDLMGYTLTNLYGETPGNAPAGQLLDLVCRRTAALAASYMAAGFVHGVLNSDNINVTGESFDYGPWRFNPTWNPGFTAAYFDQQGLYAFGRQAQAIHWDVVELARSLRTVAEAEELAPALDGWPGHYERDVAAAICGRLGVAPRGEEADLALLQAMDSALQRSQVGIDRFFFDWRGGARRAASPADALYDGEDFAGFRAAIADYRGQASLDHDYWRDPEPCSMLIDEVEAIWSAIDEHDDWGPLHAKVDAIRRMGEAMRL; this is translated from the coding sequence ATGCCCATCGCCCCGCAAGCCGCCGCCTATCGCGCCGATCCCAAAATCGAGACGATCAGGGATCGCCTGTCCGATCCCGTCGCGGCAGCGGACTTCCCGCAGGCGATCCTGAGGTTCCGCAACCGGCGCTGGGACGGCGCGGTCGGCCTCGATTCGCTGAGCGACGAGCAATGGATCGCCCATTTCGGCCGCTTCGAGCCGCTGCCCGGCAACCTGCCCCAGCCGCTGGCGCTTCGCTATCACGGCCACCAGTTCCGGCATTACAACCCCGACATCGGCGACGGGCGCGGCTTCCTGTTCGCGCAGCTGCGCGACGGAGAGGGCAGACTGCTCGATCTCGGCACCAAGGGATCGGGCCAGACGCCGTACAGCCGCTTCGGCGACGGCCGGCTGACCCTGAAGGGCGGCGTGCGCGAGATATTGGCGACCGAGATGCTGGAGGCGCTGGGGGTCGAGACCAGCAAGACCTTCTCGCTGATCGAGACCGGCGAGGCGCTCCAGCGCAACGACGAGCCCTCCCCCACCCGGTCCTCGGTGCTGGTGCGGCTGAGCCATGGCCATATCCGCATCGGCAGCTTCCAGCGGCTGGCTACGCTGGGCGAGGCTGACACGATGCGCGACCTGATGGGCTATACGCTGACCAACCTCTATGGCGAGACGCCCGGCAACGCGCCCGCCGGCCAGCTGCTCGATCTCGTCTGCCGCCGCACTGCCGCGCTCGCCGCCAGCTATATGGCGGCGGGGTTCGTCCATGGCGTGCTCAACAGCGACAATATCAACGTCACCGGCGAGAGCTTCGACTATGGCCCGTGGCGCTTCAACCCCACATGGAACCCCGGCTTCACCGCCGCCTATTTCGACCAGCAGGGCCTCTATGCCTTCGGCCGGCAGGCGCAGGCGATCCACTGGGACGTGGTGGAACTGGCCCGGTCGCTGCGCACCGTCGCCGAAGCCGAGGAACTGGCGCCCGCGCTCGACGGCTGGCCCGGCCATTATGAGCGCGACGTCGCCGCCGCGATCTGCGGCCGGCTCGGCGTCGCCCCGCGCGGCGAGGAAGCGGACCTCGCCCTGCTCCAGGCGATGGACAGCGCGCTTCAGCGCAGCCAGGTCGGCATCGACCGCTTCTTCTTCGACTGGCGCGGCGGCGCGCGGCGCGCGGCATCGCCGGCCGATGCGCTGTATGACGGCGAGGACTTCGCCGGCTTCCGTGCGGCCATCGCGGACTATCGGGGCCAGGCCTCGCTCGACCATGACTATTGGCGCGACCCCGAGCCCTGCTCGATGCTGATCGACGAGGTGGAGGCGATCTGGTCGGCGATCGACGAGCATGACGACTGGGGACCGCTCCACGCGAAAGTCGACGCGATCCGCCGCATGGGTGAGGCGATGAGACTATAG
- a CDS encoding alpha/beta fold hydrolase, whose amino-acid sequence MAAWEDGHWLSKDGLRLHYRDYPAAARSKRPAILCIPGLTRNARDFAAVADRLAGKYRVIVAELRGRGESERAKDPMSYVPATYLEDLTALIEQRALDRFILFGTSLGGILSMLITATHPAKVAGVLLNDIGPAIDPAGLVRIRGYVGRGGSYPTWLHAARSLAEVHRPAYPDYKLDQWLEMAKRLYRLTSAGRIVADYDNAIAEPFRVPGNESGGDLWPLAEALKPIPSLLIRGELSDILSAETADRMAAELPLLERVDLPRIGHAPTLFEPESEAAVDRLLARIAKAG is encoded by the coding sequence ATGGCGGCATGGGAAGACGGTCACTGGTTGTCGAAAGACGGCCTCCGTCTCCATTATCGCGACTATCCCGCCGCGGCGCGATCGAAGCGCCCGGCCATCCTGTGCATCCCCGGCCTGACCCGCAATGCGCGCGATTTCGCGGCGGTGGCGGATCGGCTGGCGGGCAAATACCGGGTGATCGTCGCCGAACTGCGCGGGCGCGGCGAGAGCGAGCGCGCCAAGGACCCGATGAGCTATGTGCCCGCCACCTATCTGGAGGACCTGACCGCGCTGATCGAGCAGCGCGCGCTCGATCGCTTCATCCTGTTCGGCACTTCGCTGGGCGGCATATTGTCGATGCTGATCACCGCCACCCATCCGGCCAAGGTGGCGGGCGTGCTGCTCAACGACATCGGGCCGGCGATCGATCCGGCCGGGCTGGTCCGCATCCGCGGCTATGTCGGGCGGGGCGGAAGCTACCCGACCTGGCTCCACGCGGCCCGCTCGCTGGCGGAGGTGCACCGGCCGGCCTATCCCGACTACAAGCTGGACCAGTGGCTGGAGATGGCGAAGCGGCTGTATCGCCTGACCAGCGCCGGGCGGATCGTCGCCGACTATGACAATGCGATCGCCGAACCGTTCCGCGTGCCCGGCAATGAAAGCGGCGGCGATCTGTGGCCACTGGCCGAAGCGCTGAAGCCGATCCCCAGCCTGCTGATTCGGGGCGAGCTGTCGGATATCCTCTCGGCCGAGACGGCCGACCGCATGGCCGCCGAGCTGCCGCTGCTCGAACGGGTCGATCTGCCGCGCATCGGCCATGCGCCGACGCTGTTCGAGCCCGAAAGCGAGGCGGCGGTCGACCGGCTGCTCGCCCGCATCGCCAAGGCCGGCTGA
- a CDS encoding glycosyltransferase gives MDRPARILHCHSTFQLGGKEARAVRLMNAFGDAAEHVVLSAVPGALAARDAIDPGIGVAFPGDGAPSLQGKPGVGRYSLLARYMAGFDLVLSYNWGAMDVVGARRLYAGLRRLPPLIHHEDGFNEDEAVRQKPARVWFRRAALPAVHRLVVPSHRLEAIALDVWKQPTGRIERIPNGIRLPSEGELAAPLPIPGLAAGGGLVIGTVAGLRPVKNLPRLVRIFAAGAPADARLVILGEGPDRGAIQAEAERLGVAGRLVMPGFVRDPVRHMAGFDIFALSSDSEQFPISLVEAMACGLPGLMADVGDIAEMTAPENRPFIRRCDDEAGLAAGLAQLAADPALRRAIGTANRAVALRNFAEEAMIERYRTLYWNAIGASLTR, from the coding sequence ATGGATCGTCCGGCCCGCATCCTCCATTGCCACTCGACCTTCCAGCTGGGTGGCAAGGAGGCGCGGGCGGTGCGGCTGATGAACGCCTTCGGCGACGCCGCCGAGCATGTCGTGCTGAGCGCGGTGCCCGGTGCGCTGGCCGCCCGCGACGCGATCGATCCGGGCATCGGCGTGGCCTTTCCCGGCGATGGCGCGCCATCGCTGCAGGGCAAGCCGGGTGTTGGCCGCTATTCGTTGCTGGCCCGCTATATGGCCGGCTTCGACCTCGTCCTGAGCTACAACTGGGGCGCCATGGACGTGGTCGGCGCGCGGCGGCTCTATGCCGGGCTGCGCCGTCTGCCGCCGCTGATTCACCATGAGGACGGCTTCAACGAGGATGAGGCGGTGCGGCAGAAGCCGGCGCGGGTCTGGTTCCGCCGCGCCGCGCTGCCCGCCGTTCACCGGCTGGTGGTGCCGTCGCACCGGCTGGAGGCGATCGCGCTCGACGTCTGGAAGCAGCCGACGGGCAGGATCGAGCGCATCCCGAACGGCATCCGCCTGCCGAGCGAGGGCGAGCTGGCCGCGCCGCTGCCGATCCCCGGGCTCGCGGCAGGCGGGGGGCTGGTGATCGGGACGGTTGCCGGGCTGCGGCCGGTGAAGAACCTGCCGCGCCTCGTTCGCATCTTCGCGGCCGGCGCGCCGGCCGATGCGCGGCTGGTGATCCTGGGCGAGGGCCCTGACCGGGGCGCGATCCAGGCCGAGGCGGAACGGCTGGGCGTCGCCGGCCGGCTGGTGATGCCGGGCTTCGTGCGCGATCCGGTACGCCATATGGCCGGGTTCGACATCTTCGCCTTGTCGTCGGACAGCGAGCAATTCCCGATCTCGCTGGTCGAGGCGATGGCCTGTGGCCTGCCGGGGCTGATGGCCGATGTCGGCGACATCGCTGAGATGACGGCGCCGGAGAACCGGCCTTTCATCCGGCGCTGTGACGATGAGGCCGGCCTTGCGGCAGGGCTGGCGCAACTCGCGGCCGATCCTGCCCTGAGGCGTGCGATAGGCACGGCCAATCGGGCGGTGGCGCTACGAAATTTCGCCGAAGAGGCGATGATCGAGCGCTATCGCACCCTATATTGGAATGCGATCGGCGCATCCCTGACACGGTAA
- a CDS encoding NAD(P)H-dependent flavin oxidoreductase, whose amino-acid sequence MFKGLRPIVYGGREVWPIIEGGKGVAATNHASSGAWAAAGGIGTVSAVNADSYDPEGRIIPQVYRASTRRERHEELIQYAIDGAVEQVKRAFEIAGGKGAININVLWEMGGAQRVLHGVLEKTRGMVAGVTCGAGMPYKLSEIAASYGVNYLPIVSSGRAFSALWKRAYSKAAEWLAAVVYEDPWLAGGHNGLSNAEDPKAPQDPYPRVKALRDTMREGGISDSVPIIMAGGVWYLRDWNDWIDNPELGAIAFQFGTRPLLTQESPIPQGWKDRLTTLEPGDVLLHRFSPTGFYSSAVRNPFLRNLEARSERQIAFSMEAAGDHQYQLDVGVKGKSFWVTLGDLHRAREWYGLGFTNALKTPDNTLVFVTTDEMKIIRKDQADCMGCLSQCGFSSWADNENNSTGRLADPRSFCIQKTLQDIAHGGPVDENLMFAGHAAYKFKQDPFYSNGFVPTVKQLVDRILTGD is encoded by the coding sequence TTGTTCAAGGGTCTGCGGCCGATCGTTTATGGCGGGCGCGAAGTCTGGCCGATCATCGAAGGCGGCAAGGGCGTCGCCGCGACCAATCATGCCAGCTCGGGCGCCTGGGCAGCGGCGGGCGGCATCGGCACGGTCTCGGCCGTGAACGCCGACAGCTATGATCCCGAAGGCCGGATCATCCCGCAGGTCTATCGCGCCTCGACCCGGCGCGAGCGCCATGAGGAGCTGATCCAATATGCGATCGACGGCGCCGTCGAGCAGGTCAAGCGTGCGTTCGAGATCGCCGGCGGCAAGGGCGCGATCAACATCAACGTGCTGTGGGAAATGGGCGGCGCCCAGCGCGTGCTGCACGGCGTGCTGGAAAAGACGCGCGGCATGGTGGCGGGCGTCACCTGTGGTGCCGGCATGCCGTACAAGCTCAGCGAGATCGCGGCCTCCTATGGCGTGAACTATCTGCCGATCGTTTCCTCCGGCCGCGCCTTCAGCGCGCTGTGGAAGCGCGCCTATTCCAAGGCGGCCGAATGGCTGGCGGCGGTGGTCTATGAGGACCCGTGGCTGGCGGGCGGCCATAACGGCCTGTCCAACGCCGAGGACCCGAAGGCGCCGCAGGATCCCTATCCGCGCGTCAAGGCGCTGCGCGACACGATGCGCGAGGGCGGCATATCGGACAGCGTGCCGATCATCATGGCCGGTGGCGTCTGGTATCTGCGCGACTGGAACGACTGGATCGACAATCCCGAGCTGGGCGCGATCGCCTTCCAGTTCGGCACCCGTCCGCTGCTGACCCAGGAAAGCCCGATCCCGCAGGGCTGGAAGGACCGGCTGACGACGCTGGAGCCCGGCGACGTGCTGCTCCACCGCTTCTCACCGACCGGCTTCTATTCGTCGGCGGTGCGCAATCCCTTCCTCCGCAACCTTGAGGCGCGCTCCGAACGGCAGATCGCCTTCTCGATGGAGGCGGCGGGCGACCATCAGTATCAGCTCGACGTCGGCGTGAAGGGCAAGAGCTTCTGGGTGACGCTGGGCGATCTCCACCGCGCGCGCGAATGGTATGGCCTGGGCTTCACCAACGCGCTCAAGACCCCCGACAACACCCTCGTCTTCGTCACCACCGACGAGATGAAGATCATCCGCAAGGACCAGGCCGATTGCATGGGCTGCCTCAGCCAGTGCGGCTTCTCCTCCTGGGCGGACAATGAGAACAACTCGACCGGCCGCCTCGCCGATCCGCGCAGCTTCTGCATCCAGAAGACCCTGCAGGATATCGCCCATGGCGGGCCGGTGGACGAGAACCTGATGTTCGCGGGCCACGCCGCCTACAAGTTTAAGCAGGACCCCTTCTACTCGAACGGCTTCGTGCCGACGGTGAAGCAGCTCGTCGACCGCATCCTGACCGGGGACTGA
- a CDS encoding IS110 family RNA-guided transposase: MSTVTVVGLDLAKHVFQVHCIDTEGRVVLNRSLRRREVADFFRRLPPCRVGMEACGSAHHWGRTLISLGHDVKLMPPAYVKPYVRRQKNDAADAEAICEAVTRPSMRFVTVRSIENQAVLMRHKVRELIVAQRTQLLNALRGHLAEAGVIAAQGACNARALAALVAAGDDEVPTCVVQALLPLVEQLRHLDAAIAEADKAILEAARGSADARLLMSIPGIGSLTANAFVATLGPDGVGQFSGPREFAAFLGLVPRQRSSGGKERLGRITKMGNVYLRKLLVVGAHAVLHHHARHEDPLRLWARKLLATKPFKLVAVAIANKLARIAFALLSRQARYAA; the protein is encoded by the coding sequence TTGTCGACTGTCACGGTTGTAGGCCTTGATCTGGCCAAGCATGTTTTCCAGGTTCACTGCATCGATACCGAGGGCCGGGTGGTGCTGAACCGCTCGCTCAGGCGGCGCGAGGTGGCGGACTTCTTCCGGCGCCTGCCGCCGTGCCGGGTGGGCATGGAGGCTTGCGGCTCGGCCCATCATTGGGGTCGCACGCTGATTTCGCTGGGGCACGACGTGAAGCTGATGCCCCCCGCTTATGTGAAGCCCTATGTCCGGCGCCAGAAGAACGATGCCGCCGATGCCGAAGCGATCTGCGAGGCGGTGACGCGGCCGTCGATGCGCTTCGTGACCGTCCGCTCGATCGAGAACCAGGCAGTGCTGATGCGCCACAAGGTGCGCGAGTTGATCGTCGCCCAACGGACCCAATTGCTCAATGCCCTGCGCGGCCATCTCGCCGAGGCCGGCGTCATTGCCGCGCAGGGGGCATGCAACGCCCGCGCCCTCGCGGCGCTCGTCGCGGCCGGCGACGACGAGGTGCCGACCTGTGTGGTTCAGGCGCTGCTGCCGCTGGTAGAGCAGCTCCGCCATCTTGATGCCGCCATCGCCGAAGCTGACAAGGCGATCCTCGAAGCCGCGCGTGGCAGCGCGGATGCACGGTTGCTGATGTCCATTCCCGGCATCGGCTCGCTTACCGCGAATGCGTTCGTCGCCACGCTGGGCCCCGATGGCGTGGGCCAGTTCTCGGGTCCCCGCGAGTTCGCCGCCTTCCTGGGCCTCGTCCCGCGCCAGCGATCCTCGGGGGGCAAGGAGCGGCTTGGCCGGATCACCAAGATGGGTAATGTCTATCTCAGGAAGCTGCTCGTCGTCGGCGCTCATGCCGTGCTCCACCATCATGCCCGGCACGAAGATCCGCTGCGGCTGTGGGCGAGGAAACTGCTCGCCACCAAGCCCTTCAAGCTCGTCGCGGTCGCCATCGCCAACAAGCTGGCGCGGATCGCCTTCGCCTTGCTCTCCCGGCAGGCGCGCTACGCCGCCTGA
- a CDS encoding glutamine amidotransferase, with translation MKTALIIRHTPYEGIAGFRAPVEAAGYEIDRIDVTDPDFANIDFDEPDLVVMMGGPMGVYETDSHPWIACEIVRLARRILLDRPTLGVCLGSQMMAAAMGARVYPGPVKEVGFAPVAISAAGQGSPLRHIEDVPVLHWHGDTFDLPEGAELLASTGHYAHQAFRRGSNILALQCHPEMGEDPRFDVWLEDEPYVAAAGQTIAGLREQHDRHGSAAVAAGRRMIADWLDRLE, from the coding sequence ATGAAGACCGCGCTCATCATCCGCCACACCCCCTATGAAGGCATTGCCGGCTTTCGTGCGCCGGTCGAGGCCGCCGGGTACGAGATCGACCGGATCGACGTCACCGATCCCGACTTCGCGAATATCGATTTCGACGAGCCTGATCTGGTCGTGATGATGGGCGGGCCGATGGGCGTTTATGAAACCGACAGCCATCCCTGGATCGCCTGCGAAATCGTCCGGCTGGCGCGGCGGATATTGCTCGATCGGCCGACCCTGGGGGTGTGTCTGGGCAGCCAGATGATGGCGGCGGCGATGGGCGCGCGGGTCTATCCGGGGCCGGTGAAGGAGGTGGGCTTCGCGCCGGTCGCGATCAGCGCGGCGGGGCAGGGATCGCCGCTGCGGCATATCGAGGACGTGCCGGTGCTGCACTGGCATGGCGATACATTCGACCTGCCCGAAGGCGCCGAACTGCTCGCCTCGACCGGCCATTATGCGCACCAGGCGTTCCGGCGCGGCAGCAATATCCTGGCGCTGCAATGCCACCCCGAAATGGGCGAGGACCCGCGCTTCGACGTGTGGCTGGAGGACGAACCCTATGTCGCTGCGGCAGGGCAGACCATCGCCGGGCTGCGCGAGCAGCACGACCGGCATGGATCGGCGGCGGTGGCGGCCGGCCGCCGGATGATCGCGGACTGGCTCGACCGGCTTGAATAG
- a CDS encoding STAS domain-containing protein, with product MIWSEEARDGAVVASPKGKIDESTAQGFGANLEGAVTRAADASARLVLDCSGIDYMSSRGLRALTLAKRKADGAGVRILLAAPNAIVREILAISRYDKLFGVTETVDAALAG from the coding sequence ATGATATGGTCGGAGGAAGCACGGGACGGGGCGGTGGTCGCGTCGCCGAAGGGCAAGATCGACGAGAGCACGGCGCAGGGATTCGGCGCGAATCTGGAAGGCGCCGTCACGCGCGCGGCCGATGCGTCGGCCCGGCTGGTGCTCGACTGTTCGGGAATCGATTATATGTCGTCGCGGGGCCTGCGCGCGCTGACGCTGGCCAAGCGCAAGGCCGATGGCGCGGGGGTGCGTATCCTGCTCGCGGCGCCCAATGCGATCGTGCGCGAGATCCTGGCGATCAGCCGCTACGACAAGCTGTTCGGGGTGACCGAGACGGTCGACGCCGCACTCGCCGGCTGA
- a CDS encoding MBL fold metallo-hydrolase, producing MLVRFWGTRGSLAVAPTAGAIKGKIAKALVAAGGRRFADEAEATAFVEGELDFATGATYGGATTCVEIEASAGDGSFILCDFGTGSREFGISAFGRMAGGHKRVFNVFMSHLHWDHIGGFPFFGPAFDPNSHIVIHAGHEDVEQAFRRQQEEISFPVAFDWLRAKIEFKVLAPGETYRIGGLDVEVMEQHHSHKSYGYRFTDPTGKTAVFSTDSEHKIESMEGEADVANFFRAADLVICDTMYSLADAVSMKEDWGHSSNIVAIDICHEAGAKRLALFHHEPIYSDEDIQRMHKESIRYEELTRRDDPLEVLCAYDGLEVRL from the coding sequence ATGCTGGTCCGTTTCTGGGGAACGCGCGGTTCGCTGGCGGTGGCGCCGACCGCGGGGGCCATAAAGGGCAAGATCGCCAAGGCGCTGGTCGCCGCCGGCGGACGTCGCTTCGCCGACGAGGCGGAGGCCACCGCCTTCGTCGAGGGCGAACTCGATTTCGCCACCGGGGCGACCTACGGCGGCGCCACCACCTGCGTCGAGATCGAGGCCTCGGCCGGCGACGGCTCGTTCATCCTATGCGACTTCGGCACCGGATCGCGCGAGTTCGGGATCAGCGCCTTCGGGCGGATGGCAGGCGGCCACAAGCGCGTCTTCAACGTTTTCATGTCGCACCTGCACTGGGATCATATCGGTGGATTCCCGTTCTTCGGGCCCGCCTTCGATCCCAATTCCCACATCGTCATCCATGCCGGGCATGAGGATGTCGAACAGGCCTTCCGCCGCCAGCAGGAAGAGATCAGCTTCCCGGTGGCGTTCGACTGGCTGCGCGCCAAGATCGAATTCAAGGTGCTGGCGCCGGGCGAGACCTACCGGATCGGCGGGCTCGACGTGGAGGTGATGGAGCAGCATCACAGCCACAAGAGCTATGGCTATCGCTTCACCGATCCGACCGGCAAGACGGCTGTGTTCTCGACCGACAGCGAGCACAAGATCGAGAGCATGGAGGGCGAGGCCGACGTCGCCAACTTCTTCCGCGCGGCCGATCTCGTCATCTGCGACACCATGTACTCGCTCGCCGACGCGGTTTCGATGAAGGAGGATTGGGGGCACAGCTCGAACATCGTCGCGATCGACATCTGCCATGAGGCGGGGGCGAAGCGGCTGGCGCTGTTCCACCATGAGCCGATCTACAGCGACGAGGATATCCAGCGGATGCACAAGGAGAGCATCCGCTATGAGGAACTGACCCGGCGTGACGATCCGCTGGAGGTGCTGTGCGCCTATGACGGCCTAGAGGTGAGGCTGTAG